A genomic window from Agrobacterium larrymoorei includes:
- a CDS encoding heavy metal translocating P-type ATPase translates to MNETVRPNQLQEPLSVPVEGMTCASCVRRVETAAAKVPGVASSSVNFATKKLTVEPVEGFSAKTLAAAVKKIGYEIEPVRTEFFVDGVKDEADALRLKGVLEAVATVVNADVGAQGKVAVEGLGGLRQREMLIETAKAAGFPVAAAKPRHHDHAAHQHDSAHDHSHHMGDEATLKRDVIIAAVLTAPLFVLEMGGHVYAPMHHWLMSVIDTQNLYYVYFLLATAVIFGPGRRFLKSGFPALFHGAPEMNSLVALGVSAAYLYSLVTTFAPGVLPENARHVYYEAATVIVTLILIGRLLEARASGKTGDAIRKLASLQAKTARVERDGEINDIAVEEVRAGDIVVIRPGERLPVDGEVVEGHSYVDESMISGEPVPVEKAVGAGVVGGTINKTGAFKYRATKVGGDMMLSQIIRLVEQAQGSKLPIQLVVDRVTALFVPVVIGVALLTFIVWAIFGPDPAYTFALINAVAVLIIACPCAMGLATPTSIMVGTGRAAELGVLFRKGEALQQLRSAEIVVVDKTGTVTKGRPELTDLIVAEGFEQNDVLRLVAAVEARSEHPIAEAITRAAREKAVTPAGLEPTNAQNFESITGYGIRAVVDGRTVDVGADRYMEKLGLSVAPFADAATRLGRQGKTPIYAAIDGVLAAVIAVADPLKTSSVEAIKTLRGMGIEVVMVTGDNEATARAIADQVGIDKVIAGVLPEGKVQAIHDLRQGGKILAFIGDGINDAPALAEADIGIAIGTGTDVAIESADVVLVGGDLMGAVHAIEMSRATMRNIRQNLFWAFGYNVALIPLAAGALYPAFGMTLSPMIGAGAMALSSVFVVANALRLKTTSVTSGAVKS, encoded by the coding sequence ATGAACGAGACCGTGAGACCAAACCAATTGCAGGAGCCACTGTCCGTTCCTGTGGAAGGCATGACTTGCGCGTCTTGCGTTCGGCGGGTGGAGACAGCGGCGGCGAAGGTTCCAGGCGTGGCGTCCAGTTCCGTCAACTTCGCGACGAAGAAACTCACGGTGGAACCGGTGGAAGGCTTCTCCGCCAAGACCCTGGCGGCGGCGGTCAAAAAGATCGGCTATGAGATCGAGCCGGTTCGAACAGAGTTTTTCGTCGATGGGGTGAAAGATGAGGCCGACGCCTTACGGTTGAAGGGCGTGCTCGAGGCCGTTGCAACTGTCGTCAACGCAGACGTCGGTGCTCAGGGCAAGGTTGCGGTCGAAGGCTTGGGCGGCTTGCGCCAGCGTGAGATGTTGATCGAAACGGCGAAAGCCGCTGGCTTTCCTGTTGCTGCGGCAAAGCCCAGGCATCATGATCACGCTGCCCATCAGCATGACAGCGCTCATGATCACAGCCACCACATGGGCGATGAAGCGACACTGAAGCGCGATGTGATCATCGCAGCAGTCCTGACCGCGCCGCTCTTCGTTTTGGAGATGGGTGGGCATGTTTACGCACCGATGCACCACTGGCTGATGAGCGTGATCGATACCCAGAACCTTTACTACGTCTATTTCCTGTTGGCGACGGCGGTGATTTTTGGACCGGGACGGCGCTTCCTGAAGAGTGGCTTCCCCGCCCTTTTCCATGGGGCGCCGGAGATGAATTCGCTCGTGGCGCTCGGTGTCAGCGCGGCCTATCTCTATTCCCTGGTCACGACCTTTGCGCCGGGCGTCCTGCCGGAAAATGCCCGCCATGTCTACTACGAGGCGGCCACCGTCATCGTCACGCTCATTCTCATCGGTCGGCTGCTCGAGGCGCGCGCCAGCGGCAAAACAGGTGATGCGATCCGCAAGCTTGCGAGCCTCCAGGCCAAGACCGCGCGTGTCGAGCGTGACGGTGAAATCAATGACATAGCAGTGGAAGAGGTGAGGGCAGGAGACATTGTCGTCATTCGCCCCGGTGAGCGGCTGCCTGTCGATGGAGAAGTGGTCGAAGGTCATTCCTATGTCGATGAATCGATGATCTCGGGAGAGCCTGTTCCGGTGGAAAAGGCTGTGGGTGCTGGCGTTGTGGGCGGCACGATCAATAAGACCGGCGCATTTAAATACCGCGCGACGAAGGTCGGCGGGGATATGATGCTGTCGCAGATCATCAGGCTGGTGGAGCAGGCGCAAGGCTCTAAGCTTCCTATTCAGCTGGTGGTCGATAGGGTCACCGCGCTGTTCGTTCCGGTCGTGATCGGCGTCGCGCTACTGACCTTCATCGTCTGGGCCATCTTCGGTCCGGATCCCGCTTATACATTCGCGCTGATCAACGCCGTTGCCGTCCTTATCATTGCCTGCCCCTGCGCCATGGGCCTCGCGACGCCGACCTCGATCATGGTCGGCACGGGTCGCGCGGCAGAACTCGGTGTGCTCTTCCGCAAGGGTGAAGCATTGCAGCAGCTGCGCAGTGCCGAGATCGTAGTGGTCGATAAGACCGGTACGGTGACCAAGGGTCGGCCGGAACTGACGGACCTGATCGTGGCGGAGGGCTTTGAACAGAACGACGTTCTGCGCCTCGTTGCCGCAGTCGAAGCCCGTTCGGAGCATCCGATTGCCGAAGCCATCACCCGTGCGGCGCGCGAGAAAGCGGTGACCCCTGCAGGATTGGAGCCAACCAACGCGCAGAACTTTGAAAGCATCACCGGCTACGGCATCCGGGCAGTCGTTGATGGCCGTACGGTTGATGTCGGTGCGGATCGATATATGGAGAAGCTCGGCCTGTCGGTCGCACCTTTCGCCGATGCGGCCACGCGCTTGGGTCGTCAAGGCAAGACTCCGATTTACGCCGCCATCGATGGTGTGCTTGCCGCCGTCATCGCAGTTGCCGATCCGTTGAAAACCTCGAGCGTCGAGGCGATCAAAACGCTTCGCGGCATGGGCATCGAAGTGGTGATGGTGACTGGCGATAACGAGGCGACGGCGCGTGCGATTGCAGATCAGGTCGGCATCGACAAGGTTATTGCCGGCGTCCTGCCGGAAGGCAAGGTGCAGGCTATCCACGATTTGCGCCAGGGTGGCAAGATCCTTGCCTTCATCGGCGATGGCATCAACGACGCGCCGGCGCTTGCCGAGGCCGATATCGGCATCGCCATCGGGACCGGCACGGATGTCGCCATTGAAAGTGCCGACGTCGTGCTGGTGGGCGGCGATCTGATGGGCGCCGTCCACGCGATCGAAATGAGCCGTGCGACGATGCGCAACATCCGCCAGAACCTGTTCTGGGCCTTCGGCTATAACGTCGCGCTGATCCCGCTTGCCGCAGGCGCGCTCTATCCCGCCTTTGGCATGACGCTCTCACCAATGATCGGAGCAGGTGCCATGGCGCTTTCCTCGGTTTTTGTGGTGGCCAATGCCCTGCGTCTCAAGACCACAAGTGTGACGAGTGGAGCGGTGAAGTCATGA
- the cueR gene encoding Cu(I)-responsive transcriptional regulator, translated as MNIGEASQASGVSAKMIRYYEQIGLISPATRADNNYRLYGDQEVHNLRFIKRARTLGFSLEETEALLKLWQDKARESAAVKAIALTHIADLERKIEDMRSMVKTLSHLAHCCGGDHRPDCPILDDLAGAEPSKRITGRKDHG; from the coding sequence ATGAATATCGGCGAAGCATCACAGGCCTCCGGCGTTTCGGCCAAAATGATCCGTTATTACGAGCAGATTGGACTTATCTCCCCCGCAACCCGGGCCGACAATAATTACCGGCTCTATGGCGATCAGGAGGTGCATAATCTGCGGTTCATCAAGCGTGCCCGCACGCTTGGTTTTTCGTTGGAAGAAACTGAAGCGCTGCTGAAACTCTGGCAGGACAAGGCGCGGGAAAGCGCCGCCGTGAAAGCAATTGCTCTTACACATATTGCGGATCTTGAGCGCAAGATCGAGGATATGAGGAGCATGGTGAAAACGCTATCGCACCTCGCCCATTGCTGTGGCGGTGACCACCGACCGGACTGCCCAATCCTCGACGATCTGGCCGGAGCCGAACCATCAAAACGGATAACAGGAAGGAAAGACCATGGCTGA
- a CDS encoding heavy-metal-associated domain-containing protein — translation MAETTFTVPDMTCGHCEKTIRNALNEALPGAEVSIDLSSHKVVVDGDADTAMAAMQEVGYTPERAG, via the coding sequence ATGGCTGAGACCACATTCACAGTGCCGGATATGACCTGCGGCCACTGCGAGAAGACCATCCGCAATGCGCTTAACGAAGCGCTGCCAGGGGCTGAGGTGAGTATCGATCTTTCATCGCATAAGGTCGTGGTGGATGGCGATGCCGATACGGCGATGGCGGCCATGCAGGAGGTGGGTTACACGCCTGAGCGAGCCGGATAG
- a CDS encoding GH32 C-terminal domain-containing protein: MNDIAAPTEAESAIRTIHTDLPVNATFHVWLKAKKPDVAGAASFSNANGKFGEVSTSNLEEYSFRIYHVFGGGRVDITYDTMTTAVSVIYWFIASDVLETGITVVHTKPDNAPPDLPDSYHFRPPFGWMNDPNGFGRFEGHPHLFYQHYSHGLRWNTMHWGHAISSDYLRWRHLPIFLFPSEDLTTRPDKRGGAYSGSTIPLVEGTGIRVFFTEQVQDRVPEQQIQLTATSSDLIMAGQAQVILGHRPDGQGLTPDFRDPYVVRGPDGLWKMLLGSQSDSGGVILLYETQDPTAASGWTYVGKLWVETRYKTTAIECPCLLPLDGPANARSTRWVLTYGLMHSEDPVTGRKNLTMADVGWFDGKNFVKEFGQELDFGTDNYAFQAFLDGDSIVGIGWLANWADATPEIDFPTSMTLPRRLHFSNGALLTPPIGAAESLRHRILDRTRLAAGDRVDLSTGAVELLFELSKPGMPFELELDHPDVRLGVVCDETGLWIRHEDGKDGPSPRYLSEGARPYRLRIFVDYGSIEVFADRGRYVGTKRIASFKPVRAAHLKALTGTVAHATIWSLKQ, from the coding sequence ATGAATGACATCGCTGCGCCGACAGAAGCTGAAAGCGCCATCCGGACCATTCACACCGACCTTCCCGTCAATGCAACGTTCCATGTATGGCTGAAGGCGAAGAAGCCGGATGTTGCAGGCGCGGCGTCATTTTCAAACGCCAATGGCAAGTTCGGCGAAGTCTCTACGTCCAATCTCGAAGAGTACAGTTTTCGCATCTATCACGTCTTCGGCGGCGGACGCGTGGACATCACCTATGACACGATGACGACGGCCGTTTCAGTGATCTACTGGTTCATCGCATCCGACGTGCTGGAGACCGGCATTACCGTCGTCCACACCAAGCCGGACAACGCCCCACCGGATTTGCCCGACAGCTACCACTTCCGCCCGCCCTTCGGCTGGATGAACGACCCGAACGGATTTGGACGGTTCGAAGGCCATCCGCATCTCTTCTACCAGCATTACTCTCACGGACTTCGGTGGAACACGATGCATTGGGGCCATGCCATCTCGTCGGATTATCTGCGCTGGCGACATCTGCCTATCTTCCTCTTCCCATCGGAAGATTTGACGACCCGGCCGGACAAGCGCGGTGGCGCCTATTCCGGGTCTACGATCCCGCTTGTGGAAGGAACCGGCATCCGCGTGTTCTTTACCGAACAGGTGCAGGACCGCGTGCCCGAGCAACAGATCCAGCTCACCGCCACCTCCTCCGATTTGATCATGGCAGGACAGGCGCAAGTCATTCTCGGCCACCGGCCCGATGGGCAAGGGCTGACACCTGATTTTCGCGACCCTTATGTGGTGCGCGGCCCCGATGGCCTCTGGAAGATGCTGCTCGGTAGTCAGAGCGACAGTGGCGGCGTCATCCTGCTCTATGAAACGCAGGATCCGACGGCGGCCTCTGGCTGGACCTATGTCGGCAAGCTGTGGGTGGAGACCCGCTACAAAACCACCGCAATCGAATGCCCATGCCTGCTTCCGCTGGACGGGCCGGCCAATGCCCGCTCCACCCGCTGGGTGCTGACTTACGGCCTGATGCATTCGGAAGATCCCGTGACCGGGCGCAAGAACCTCACCATGGCGGATGTGGGCTGGTTCGACGGTAAGAACTTCGTCAAGGAATTCGGCCAGGAGCTTGATTTCGGGACCGACAATTATGCGTTCCAGGCGTTTCTCGATGGTGACAGCATCGTCGGGATCGGCTGGCTGGCAAACTGGGCGGATGCAACGCCAGAGATCGATTTTCCGACATCCATGACCCTGCCGCGGCGGCTGCATTTTTCCAATGGCGCGCTGCTCACCCCACCGATTGGCGCAGCTGAGAGCCTGCGGCATCGCATTCTGGACCGCACACGCCTAGCCGCAGGTGACCGTGTCGATCTATCGACAGGGGCCGTCGAATTGCTGTTCGAACTCAGCAAACCCGGCATGCCCTTCGAGCTTGAACTTGATCATCCTGACGTGCGGCTCGGCGTCGTGTGCGACGAAACGGGCCTCTGGATCCGCCATGAAGACGGCAAGGATGGTCCCTCGCCACGGTATCTCTCCGAAGGTGCGCGCCCCTATCGCCTGCGCATCTTTGTCGATTACGGGTCGATCGAGGTTTTCGCCGACCGGGGACGCTATGTGGGCACCAAGCGCATTGCCAGCTTCAAGCCGGTACGCGCTGCGCATCTGAAAGCTCTTACAGGGACAGTCGCACATGCGACAATCTGGAGTCTCAAACAGTAA
- a CDS encoding protein adenylyltransferase SelO: MAKLGSKPNIVAKGSKPVIRFDNSYARLPERFSAAVLPTPVKAPQLIAFNRPLAEELGLDVDGIDDERLAAIFSGNAVPQGAEPLAMAYAGHQFGNFVPQLGDGRAILLGEVIDAQGRRRDIQLKGSGPTRFSRRGDGRAALGPVLREYIVSEAMYALGIPATRALAAVTTGERVQREIGLPGGVFTRVAASHIRVGTFQFFAAREDTDALKSLSDYVIDRHYPEARQAEKPYLAMLQAIAERQCDLICHWLMVGFIHGVMNTDNMAVSGETIDFGPCAFMDEYHPNKVFSSIDAQGRYAYNNQPGIAQWNIARLAECLIPLLDEDQDKAVDFANGVLADFAKAFPKRWISGMRAKLGLQTEAEGDEQLVQDLLALMQRSEVDYTLTFRRLYDAAQGNAEPFRGLFIDLAAADEWLERWNARAAQERSSGKERADAMRAINPAIIPRNHRIEEVIAAAVEDNDFKPFHEMLKATARPFEELPEFSVYMQAPMNHERVFRTFCGT, translated from the coding sequence CTGGCAAAGTTGGGCTCGAAACCCAATATAGTGGCAAAAGGGAGCAAGCCCGTGATCCGTTTTGATAATTCCTACGCCCGCCTGCCCGAGCGCTTCAGTGCTGCTGTTTTGCCCACGCCGGTGAAAGCGCCGCAGCTTATCGCCTTCAACCGTCCCCTGGCGGAAGAGCTTGGCCTTGACGTGGACGGGATAGACGACGAGCGGTTGGCCGCGATCTTCTCGGGCAACGCCGTACCCCAAGGTGCGGAGCCTTTGGCCATGGCCTATGCCGGACACCAGTTCGGCAATTTCGTGCCGCAGCTTGGTGACGGCCGCGCCATTCTTTTGGGCGAAGTGATCGACGCTCAGGGTAGGCGGCGGGATATTCAGTTGAAGGGTTCGGGCCCGACGCGCTTCTCCCGCAGGGGAGACGGACGTGCCGCGCTCGGACCGGTTTTACGCGAATATATCGTTTCAGAGGCGATGTACGCGCTTGGCATTCCCGCAACCCGTGCCCTTGCGGCGGTCACCACGGGCGAGCGTGTTCAGCGCGAAATCGGCTTGCCGGGCGGTGTCTTTACCCGCGTTGCAGCAAGCCACATTCGCGTCGGCACGTTCCAGTTCTTCGCTGCGCGGGAAGATACAGACGCGTTGAAGTCACTATCCGATTACGTTATCGATCGGCATTATCCCGAGGCCCGCCAAGCCGAAAAGCCCTACCTCGCCATGCTTCAGGCCATTGCAGAAAGACAATGCGATCTGATCTGCCACTGGCTGATGGTGGGCTTCATCCATGGCGTGATGAACACCGATAATATGGCTGTATCCGGTGAGACCATCGACTTTGGCCCCTGCGCCTTCATGGATGAGTACCATCCAAACAAGGTGTTTTCTTCCATCGATGCGCAGGGCCGCTATGCCTATAACAACCAGCCCGGCATCGCCCAGTGGAACATTGCAAGGCTTGCGGAATGCCTGATCCCGCTTCTCGATGAGGATCAGGACAAGGCAGTAGATTTCGCCAACGGCGTATTGGCCGATTTCGCCAAAGCGTTTCCGAAACGATGGATTTCCGGCATGCGTGCCAAATTAGGCCTTCAGACTGAAGCAGAGGGTGACGAGCAGTTGGTGCAGGACCTTCTGGCGCTCATGCAGCGGTCTGAGGTGGATTACACCCTGACCTTCCGCAGGCTCTACGATGCGGCACAAGGCAATGCTGAACCGTTCCGTGGTCTGTTCATCGACCTCGCTGCCGCAGACGAATGGCTGGAGCGTTGGAACGCCCGCGCTGCGCAGGAGAGGAGTTCTGGCAAGGAGCGGGCAGACGCCATGCGCGCCATCAACCCAGCCATCATTCCGCGCAACCACAGGATCGAGGAGGTGATTGCCGCGGCGGTCGAGGACAATGATTTTAAGCCGTTCCACGAGATGCTGAAGGCGACCGCCCGTCCTTTCGAAGAACTGCCGGAATTCTCCGTCTACATGCAGGCGCCGATGAACCATGAGAGGGTCTTTAGAACCTTCTGCGGAACGTGA
- a CDS encoding dihydrodipicolinate synthase family protein codes for MSNRFHGLSAFPLTPADENGRVDVEALSRLIERLDAAGVDSIGLLGSTGSYAYLSREERLRAIQAAVECLKGKRTLIVGAGALRTDEALALAKDAEEAGADALLLAPVSYTPLTQEEAYHHFAAVAGSTALPLCIYNNPSTTHFTFGEELLVRLAYIPHILSVKMPLPSDMQFKAELERLRPRLGDDFAIGYSGDWGCADALLQGADSWYSVIAGLLPVPARRLFTAAKAGNKAEVQRLQAFFEPLWLLFKTFGSYRVIYTAANLLSLTHRQPPLPIMALGVSDTQRVEEALAKLAELDALPAATP; via the coding sequence ATGAGCAACAGGTTTCATGGCCTTTCGGCATTTCCGCTGACGCCAGCGGATGAGAATGGCCGTGTCGATGTAGAAGCGCTGTCTCGCCTGATCGAGAGGCTGGATGCGGCAGGCGTCGATTCGATCGGGCTTCTCGGCAGCACCGGTAGCTACGCGTATCTCAGCCGCGAGGAGCGCTTACGCGCCATCCAGGCAGCGGTCGAATGCCTGAAGGGAAAACGAACCCTGATCGTCGGGGCAGGGGCACTTCGCACGGATGAGGCACTCGCTCTTGCAAAGGACGCAGAAGAGGCGGGAGCTGATGCGCTTTTGCTGGCGCCGGTCTCCTACACGCCTCTGACGCAGGAAGAAGCCTATCATCACTTCGCCGCCGTGGCCGGGTCCACTGCACTGCCGCTCTGCATCTATAACAACCCGTCGACCACCCATTTCACCTTCGGTGAGGAACTGCTGGTTCGGCTGGCCTATATTCCGCATATCCTGTCGGTGAAAATGCCACTGCCGTCGGACATGCAGTTCAAGGCGGAACTGGAACGGCTACGTCCGCGCCTCGGCGACGATTTTGCCATTGGCTATAGCGGAGACTGGGGCTGTGCCGATGCCCTGCTTCAGGGTGCGGATAGTTGGTACAGCGTGATCGCCGGGCTTCTACCCGTTCCTGCGCGGCGTCTGTTCACCGCTGCCAAGGCGGGCAACAAAGCGGAGGTCCAGCGCCTGCAAGCGTTTTTCGAGCCGCTCTGGCTGCTCTTCAAGACCTTCGGCAGCTACCGCGTCATCTATACGGCTGCCAATCTCCTCTCGCTCACCCACCGCCAGCCGCCGCTTCCGATCATGGCGCTCGGTGTCAGCGATACGCAACGCGTGGAGGAAGCGCTGGCGAAGCTTGCCGAACTGGACGCGCTGCCGGCAGCGACGCCATAA
- a CDS encoding polysaccharide deacetylase family protein, with protein MLKPVALAALFATLAMPAFAGTGLLEPSLKMPVSKSQSKGAPVRVAITLDACMGKTDFRILNTLVQEKIPATIFVTARWLKHNSEALAILMAHPDLFELENHGENHIPAVDKPVSIYGIAAAGSEAAVVQEVEGGRQAILAATGRQPQWFRGATAKYTNTSMTTINQLGERVAGYSINGDGGSLLGSAMTAKHIAAARDGDVVISHINQPTHEAGEGVVKGLLALKARGVTFVRLDDPAFNPPSN; from the coding sequence ATGTTGAAGCCTGTTGCCCTCGCAGCCCTGTTCGCGACCCTCGCCATGCCGGCTTTTGCTGGAACGGGGCTTCTGGAGCCGAGCCTCAAAATGCCTGTTTCGAAGTCGCAATCGAAGGGCGCACCGGTGCGTGTTGCCATCACGCTGGATGCCTGCATGGGCAAGACCGATTTTCGCATTCTCAACACGCTGGTGCAGGAAAAGATTCCGGCGACCATCTTCGTTACGGCGCGCTGGCTGAAACACAATAGCGAGGCCCTCGCAATCCTGATGGCCCATCCCGATCTCTTCGAACTCGAGAACCACGGGGAAAATCATATCCCGGCAGTGGATAAGCCGGTCTCGATCTACGGTATAGCGGCCGCCGGTTCTGAGGCTGCCGTCGTTCAGGAGGTTGAGGGCGGCCGACAGGCAATCCTCGCTGCCACCGGCAGGCAACCGCAATGGTTTCGCGGCGCCACGGCAAAATATACCAACACATCCATGACCACGATCAACCAGCTTGGCGAGCGCGTGGCCGGCTATTCCATCAATGGCGATGGCGGATCTCTTCTGGGAAGCGCGATGACGGCCAAGCATATTGCTGCCGCCAGGGATGGGGATGTCGTGATTTCCCACATCAATCAGCCGACCCATGAGGCGGGCGAGGGCGTGGTGAAAGGTCTTCTGGCATTGAAAGCGCGCGGCGTAACCTTCGTGCGATTGGACGACCCCGCCTTCAATCCGCCGTCGAATTGA
- a CDS encoding AI-2E family transporter: protein MNNHVFSRKKKKKAEALPIEQTRDPVIKSALATAQDDARSQQPLGREALDVAVAWSVVGLFVIVFMSVIHALSLVLIPIVMAIVVGMILGVAAEKLGSYGVPGFAVALILSSAVALVLFLVVNSLVEPLSALASEGPALLERTLDRFLPYLQGWRWLNISTATFSLGNISMESLISRSGEIISVVGANLTPAIVQGLMFFAALLLFLYSRLRLRKAVIMAFPQRHQRLRTIRTIASIETVLSSYFATASLLYAALGVSMVVIAFLGGLAMPFLWGLFAFLSSFVPFLGITAMTLALAVAGIIIHDNLFLALLPSIVFFTIHLLMENLVFPAVVGKNMEINPFLVFVAIIFWTWMWGAAGAMLALPLSLIGMTIARELFPSRRVVPNLPA, encoded by the coding sequence ATGAACAATCACGTTTTCAGCCGGAAGAAAAAGAAGAAAGCCGAAGCGCTTCCCATCGAACAAACGCGCGATCCGGTCATTAAAAGCGCACTCGCAACGGCACAGGACGATGCGCGCAGCCAGCAACCTTTGGGGCGCGAGGCGCTTGATGTCGCCGTAGCCTGGTCAGTCGTCGGCCTCTTCGTCATCGTCTTCATGAGTGTGATCCACGCTCTGTCCCTCGTCCTCATCCCCATCGTCATGGCGATCGTCGTCGGCATGATCCTCGGCGTCGCGGCGGAGAAGCTTGGCTCCTACGGTGTTCCAGGTTTCGCGGTCGCACTCATTCTGTCGTCGGCGGTGGCCCTTGTTCTCTTTCTCGTGGTCAATTCGCTGGTCGAGCCTCTGTCGGCGCTTGCAAGCGAAGGCCCGGCGCTGCTTGAACGCACGCTCGACCGCTTCTTGCCCTATCTCCAGGGTTGGCGATGGCTCAACATCTCGACCGCCACATTCAGTCTCGGCAATATTTCGATGGAATCGCTGATTTCACGCAGTGGTGAAATCATATCGGTGGTGGGTGCCAACCTGACGCCGGCTATCGTTCAGGGACTGATGTTCTTCGCCGCGTTGTTGCTTTTTCTCTATAGCCGCCTACGGCTGCGCAAAGCCGTGATCATGGCGTTTCCGCAACGCCATCAACGGCTTAGAACAATCCGCACCATCGCCTCCATCGAGACCGTTCTCAGCTCCTACTTCGCCACCGCCTCGCTGCTCTACGCAGCGCTTGGCGTTTCCATGGTCGTGATCGCTTTTCTTGGCGGGCTTGCGATGCCGTTTCTCTGGGGGTTGTTTGCGTTTCTCTCCAGCTTCGTCCCGTTTCTCGGCATTACGGCCATGACGCTGGCGCTTGCAGTCGCAGGCATCATCATACATGACAATCTGTTTCTTGCGCTGCTTCCCTCGATCGTATTCTTCACTATCCACCTACTGATGGAAAATCTGGTCTTCCCGGCGGTCGTCGGCAAGAACATGGAGATCAACCCGTTCCTGGTTTTCGTCGCCATCATCTTCTGGACATGGATGTGGGGTGCGGCAGGCGCGATGCTGGCCCTGCCGCTATCGCTCATCGGCATGACGATTGCGCGCGAACTCTTCCCATCGCGTCGTGTGGTGCCAAACCTCCCGGCGTGA
- a CDS encoding VOC family protein has protein sequence MNTEKQFAFTRPGYVGQAHLVVKDLSRVSRFYQTIIGLSVIEKSASGEVLGVNGLPLLTLTTSSDAEKAPATAAGLFHTAFLLPNRNALADWLAHVAHNNIQLEGASDHLVSEAIYLSDPEGNGIEVYRDRQPDEWNYQADGTVEMATKRLDLQALYDSASQTPFRQAAEGTAIGHIHLQVGALPQADAFYQDVLGLKIMARYPGASFFGYGAYHHHVAANIWNSRGAVTREENMTGLSGYSLKFNEKDTLDRALVALDRLEIPTERQSDGIAVKDPWGIGLKLSA, from the coding sequence ATGAACACGGAAAAGCAGTTCGCCTTCACGCGTCCCGGCTATGTGGGACAGGCGCATCTGGTGGTGAAGGACCTCAGTCGGGTCTCGCGCTTCTATCAGACTATCATCGGCCTTTCGGTGATTGAAAAGAGTGCCAGCGGTGAGGTTCTTGGCGTCAACGGTCTGCCGCTCTTGACGTTGACAACGTCAAGCGATGCCGAAAAGGCACCAGCCACCGCAGCTGGTCTTTTCCACACTGCCTTCCTCCTGCCGAACCGCAACGCTCTCGCCGACTGGCTTGCCCATGTGGCGCATAACAATATCCAGCTTGAGGGCGCTTCCGATCACCTCGTCAGCGAGGCGATCTATCTGTCCGATCCGGAAGGAAACGGCATCGAGGTCTATCGTGACCGGCAGCCGGATGAGTGGAACTACCAGGCGGATGGAACGGTGGAGATGGCAACGAAGCGGCTCGATCTGCAGGCACTCTATGACAGCGCCAGCCAAACGCCGTTCCGGCAGGCCGCAGAGGGCACCGCAATCGGACATATCCATCTCCAAGTCGGCGCGCTACCGCAGGCGGATGCTTTCTATCAGGATGTTCTCGGCCTGAAGATCATGGCGCGCTATCCGGGCGCCAGCTTCTTCGGCTATGGCGCCTATCACCACCATGTTGCAGCCAATATCTGGAACAGCAGGGGCGCCGTAACGCGCGAGGAAAACATGACTGGCCTTTCGGGCTACTCGCTGAAATTCAACGAGAAAGACACCCTAGACAGGGCGCTTGTCGCGTTGGATCGGCTGGAAATTCCAACTGAGCGCCAGAGTGACGGGATCGCCGTGAAAGACCCGTGGGGCATCGGCCTGAAGCTGTCGGCCTAA
- a CDS encoding universal stress protein, giving the protein MYGKILVPVDLSNASKAERAVKKAEKLLDQGGQIVLMNVVEDLPGYLAIDVPMDIIENAVKDAKSQLAVLKEKSPHIASTEIRSGAPAREILALAEEIGVDLIIISSHTPDFTNYFIGSTADRVVRHAKCSVLVDR; this is encoded by the coding sequence ATGTACGGAAAAATTCTGGTACCTGTCGATCTCAGCAACGCCAGCAAGGCAGAGCGCGCGGTGAAAAAGGCCGAGAAGCTTCTCGATCAAGGCGGCCAGATCGTGCTGATGAATGTGGTGGAAGATCTACCGGGCTATCTGGCAATCGATGTGCCGATGGACATCATCGAAAATGCGGTGAAGGATGCCAAGAGCCAGCTCGCCGTCCTGAAAGAAAAGTCGCCGCATATCGCGTCCACGGAAATTCGAAGCGGCGCTCCCGCGCGTGAAATTCTGGCGCTGGCTGAAGAGATCGGCGTGGACCTCATCATCATCTCCTCGCATACGCCGGATTTCACCAATTACTTTATCGGCTCCACCGCAGATCGCGTGGTGCGCCATGCCAAGTGCTCGGTGCTGGTAGACCGTTAA